The Hymenobacter baengnokdamensis genome includes a region encoding these proteins:
- a CDS encoding T9SS type B sorting domain-containing protein, translating into MQDVHTGQITWNAPAKAGYYNVAFTVEEWRRSAAGHRLIGQVIRDMQILVVPTSNLRPNLTAPPDVCVVANQRVTLNISAADGSAPNAQAPTNVTLYAYSGTIPPATFTQNNVGTSVTGTYTWTPTCANVASEPYIVVFKAQDKPANPAVDPILIDEKPVRITVIGPPPQNLKTVPAIGNPNPAVQVSWDNYACGNASQMLIYRKENPSSFVPGDCQTGIPANAGYTQVGTVAATATTFTDDNAGKGLTRGVTYCYRIYATFPLPAGGASIASAESCVTLSGRSAMITNVDVNKTDANFGQITVKWTQPRPNSGTYSAPYGYRLSRSTGTGPAVLLPAITNLADTTYVDQVLNTVANQYTYSLTFFNTDQSGATPVEKTEVSPTATSVRTSLVPDGLAKTITVTWAYNVPWDNSKQPSRIYRQDLGTGAFNQIATVTPGPTSGTYVDNDSKLQVGQQYCYYVQTTGQYPNYSFLSSLLNNSQQTCTTLQSVPCTPVLTLQVTNCDSLSKITYDPSANQLYQNNLRWTTGSAPTGCLTNAVRYRIFRSDTETGTYILIDSTQQLTYSDRNRPRPTYCYKVQAVAANGLRSSLSNSACQSDCVYFILPNIFIPGSSSKANQVFRPKTTSPLLHTHIQIFNRWGRKVYESDQDPYINWTGGGATSESAPGGLASGGIYYYLAEVEFADAAQTKRTYKGWVELVR; encoded by the coding sequence GTGCAGGACGTGCATACGGGCCAGATTACCTGGAATGCCCCGGCCAAAGCCGGGTATTACAACGTAGCCTTCACCGTAGAAGAATGGCGGCGCTCGGCGGCGGGGCATCGGCTTATTGGGCAGGTTATCCGCGATATGCAGATTCTGGTAGTACCAACCAGCAACCTGCGGCCCAACCTGACGGCCCCACCCGACGTGTGCGTGGTAGCCAACCAGCGCGTGACGCTCAATATCTCGGCCGCCGACGGGTCGGCTCCCAATGCCCAGGCGCCAACCAATGTAACGCTCTATGCTTACAGCGGGACTATTCCGCCGGCTACGTTTACCCAGAACAACGTAGGGACTTCCGTAACCGGCACCTACACCTGGACGCCCACCTGTGCCAACGTAGCCAGCGAGCCCTATATCGTGGTGTTCAAGGCGCAGGACAAGCCCGCTAACCCGGCGGTCGACCCCATTCTCATTGATGAGAAGCCGGTGCGGATAACGGTAATCGGGCCGCCGCCCCAAAACCTTAAGACTGTGCCGGCCATTGGCAATCCTAACCCTGCTGTGCAGGTAAGCTGGGACAACTACGCGTGCGGCAATGCCAGCCAGATGCTGATTTATCGCAAGGAGAATCCGTCGAGCTTTGTGCCCGGCGATTGCCAGACAGGAATACCAGCCAACGCGGGCTACACGCAGGTGGGGACCGTGGCGGCAACTGCTACTACGTTCACCGACGATAACGCCGGCAAAGGCCTGACCAGGGGCGTAACGTACTGCTACCGCATTTACGCCACCTTCCCGCTGCCGGCCGGAGGGGCCAGCATCGCGTCGGCAGAAAGCTGCGTCACCCTGAGCGGCCGCTCGGCGATGATTACGAATGTGGATGTGAATAAAACCGACGCCAACTTCGGGCAGATAACCGTGAAGTGGACGCAGCCCCGGCCAAACAGCGGTACGTATAGCGCACCGTATGGCTACCGCCTCAGCCGAAGCACGGGCACCGGGCCCGCCGTGCTGCTCCCTGCTATCACCAATCTGGCCGATACGACCTACGTTGACCAAGTGCTGAATACTGTGGCTAACCAGTACACGTATTCGCTTACTTTCTTCAACACTGACCAGTCGGGGGCGACGCCGGTTGAAAAAACTGAAGTCTCGCCCACGGCTACCAGCGTGCGTACCAGCCTGGTTCCCGACGGCCTGGCCAAAACCATTACCGTCACCTGGGCTTACAATGTACCTTGGGATAACAGCAAGCAGCCTAGTCGCATCTATCGCCAGGACCTGGGCACGGGGGCTTTCAACCAGATTGCAACCGTGACGCCCGGCCCTACCAGCGGTACCTATGTAGACAACGACAGCAAGCTGCAAGTGGGCCAGCAGTACTGTTACTACGTGCAGACCACCGGCCAGTACCCCAACTACAGCTTCCTGAGCAGCCTGCTCAACAATAGCCAGCAAACCTGTACCACGCTGCAATCGGTGCCCTGCACGCCGGTGCTCACGCTACAGGTGACGAACTGCGACAGCCTGTCGAAGATTACCTACGACCCGTCTGCTAATCAGCTTTATCAAAATAACCTGCGCTGGACGACGGGCAGTGCGCCCACCGGCTGCCTGACCAATGCGGTGCGCTACCGTATTTTCCGTAGCGACACGGAAACGGGTACGTATATACTGATTGACTCGACCCAGCAGCTCACGTATAGCGACCGCAATCGGCCCCGCCCCACCTACTGCTACAAGGTACAGGCAGTAGCCGCAAATGGCCTGCGCAGCAGCTTGAGTAACTCGGCCTGCCAGAGCGATTGCGTATACTTTATTCTGCCCAATATCTTTATTCCCGGCAGCAGCTCGAAAGCCAATCAGGTATTCCGGCCCAAAACAACCAGTCCGCTGCTGCACACGCACATCCAGATATTTAACCGCTGGGGGCGCAAGGTGTACGAGAGCGACCAGGACCCTTACATTAACTGGACCGGCGGCGGCGCCACGAGCGAAAGCGCGCCCGGCGGCCTGGCTTCGGGGGGCATTTACTATTACCTGGCCGAAGTGGAGTTTGCCGATGCAGCCCAAACCAAGCGCACCTACAAAGGGTGGGTAGAGCTGGTTCGGTAA
- a CDS encoding succinate dehydrogenase cytochrome b subunit, translating to MNWFTKTFTSSIGRKIIMSLTGLFLCSFLVVHLVGNLQLFKNDDGVAFNVYSHFMGHNPIIRTLEWGLVLGFGFHIYEALMLTNRNKGARSHQYDQWQAKQNSEWTSRNMGILGSIILVFLIVHLYNFFWRARFGTLDTDINHNDNLYQVVVSSFHQWWYVVLYVAAQASLGYHLWHGFRSGFQTLGLNHRKYMPLIKNFGYAFAVIVSAGFASMPLYFLLFTNEKGALVSNAPAVLHQLVLAFN from the coding sequence ATGAACTGGTTTACAAAAACCTTCACCAGCAGCATCGGGCGCAAGATAATCATGTCCCTTACGGGCCTGTTTCTCTGTTCCTTTCTGGTAGTCCACCTGGTTGGCAACCTCCAGCTTTTCAAAAACGATGACGGCGTTGCCTTCAACGTGTACTCGCATTTTATGGGGCACAACCCCATTATCCGCACCCTGGAATGGGGCCTGGTGCTGGGCTTTGGCTTCCACATCTACGAAGCCCTCATGCTCACTAACCGTAACAAAGGCGCCCGCTCGCACCAGTACGACCAGTGGCAGGCCAAGCAAAACTCGGAGTGGACTTCCCGCAACATGGGCATTCTGGGCTCCATCATCCTGGTGTTTTTGATTGTGCACCTGTACAATTTCTTCTGGCGCGCCCGCTTCGGCACCCTCGATACCGATATCAACCACAACGATAACCTGTATCAGGTCGTGGTGTCGTCGTTTCATCAGTGGTGGTACGTGGTGCTCTACGTAGCGGCGCAGGCCAGCCTCGGCTACCACCTCTGGCACGGCTTCCGCTCGGGCTTCCAGACGCTGGGCCTCAACCACCGCAAATACATGCCGCTTATTAAAAACTTTGGCTATGCGTTCGCTGTCATTGTGTCGGCTGGCTTTGCTTCGATGCCGCTCTACTTTCTGCTGTTTACCAACGAGAAAGGTGCGCTGGTAAGCAACGCACCGGCCGTGCTGCACCAGCTTGTGCTGGCGTTCAACTAA
- a CDS encoding fumarate reductase/succinate dehydrogenase flavoprotein subunit, translating to MILNSKAPEGPLAEKWDKHKFNVKLVNPANKRKYDVIVVGTGLAGASAAASLAELGYNVKAFTYHDSPRRAHSIAAQGGINAAKNYQNDGDSVFRLFYDTIKGGDYRAREANVYRLAQVSVNIIDQCVAQGVPFAREYGGLLANRSFGGAQVSRTFYARGQTGQQLLLGAYSALSRQIAYGKVKMYTRSELLDIVVIDGQARGIVTRNLITGETQTHAAHAVVLATGGYGNVFYLSTNAKYCNVTAAWRAHKKGAYFANPCFTQIHPTCIPVSGDYQSKLTLMSESLRNDGRVWVPKTVEMAERVRKGEVKPQDIKEDDRDYFLERKYPAFGNLVPRDVASRNAKQMCDEGRGVGSTGLAVYLDFADVIKRTSAEAVSQKYGNLFEMYEKITDENPYEMPMRIYPAVHYTMGGLWVDYNLQTTIPGLYAAGECNFSDHGANRLGASALMQGLADGYFVIPYTIGDYLAATPPKPVTTDHPAFAEAKAGVQARVEQLLSINGNRTPDQFHKALGHIMWEYCGMARNAEGLKHAKAAIQQLRREFWQDVKVVGSNEDMNQALEKAGRVADFLELGELMVDDALDRNESCGGHFREEYQTPEGEALRDDDHYAYVAAWEYMGDNQPERLNKEELVFENVKLTQRSYK from the coding sequence ATGATTCTGAACTCCAAAGCGCCCGAAGGCCCCCTGGCCGAGAAATGGGACAAACACAAGTTTAACGTCAAGCTCGTCAACCCCGCCAACAAGCGGAAATACGACGTGATTGTGGTGGGTACCGGCCTGGCCGGCGCCTCGGCGGCCGCCTCGCTGGCCGAGCTGGGCTACAACGTAAAAGCGTTTACGTACCACGACTCGCCGCGCCGGGCGCACTCCATTGCGGCGCAGGGCGGTATCAACGCAGCCAAAAACTACCAGAACGACGGCGACTCCGTTTTCCGCTTGTTCTACGACACCATCAAGGGCGGCGACTACCGCGCCCGTGAGGCCAACGTGTACCGCCTGGCCCAGGTATCGGTGAATATTATCGACCAGTGCGTGGCGCAGGGGGTGCCGTTCGCCCGCGAGTACGGCGGGCTGCTGGCCAACCGCTCGTTTGGGGGTGCGCAGGTAAGCCGCACGTTCTACGCCCGCGGCCAGACCGGCCAGCAGCTGCTGCTGGGGGCCTATTCGGCGCTGAGCCGCCAGATTGCCTACGGCAAGGTGAAGATGTACACCCGCTCGGAGCTGCTCGATATCGTTGTAATCGATGGCCAGGCGCGCGGTATCGTGACGCGTAATCTCATCACCGGCGAAACCCAGACCCACGCGGCCCACGCGGTGGTGCTGGCTACCGGTGGCTACGGCAACGTGTTCTACCTGAGCACCAACGCCAAGTACTGCAACGTAACGGCCGCCTGGCGGGCGCACAAGAAAGGGGCTTACTTTGCGAACCCCTGCTTTACCCAGATTCACCCCACCTGCATTCCGGTATCGGGCGACTACCAGTCGAAGCTGACGCTGATGTCGGAGTCGCTGCGCAACGATGGCCGCGTGTGGGTGCCTAAAACGGTGGAAATGGCCGAGCGCGTGCGCAAAGGCGAAGTGAAGCCGCAGGATATCAAAGAAGACGACCGCGACTACTTCCTGGAGCGCAAGTACCCGGCCTTCGGCAACCTGGTGCCCCGCGACGTAGCCTCGCGCAACGCCAAGCAGATGTGCGACGAAGGTCGGGGCGTAGGCTCGACGGGCCTGGCCGTGTACCTCGACTTTGCCGACGTTATCAAGCGCACCAGCGCCGAAGCGGTAAGCCAGAAATATGGTAACCTTTTCGAGATGTACGAGAAGATTACCGACGAGAACCCCTATGAGATGCCCATGCGCATCTACCCGGCGGTACACTATACCATGGGCGGCCTCTGGGTGGACTATAACCTGCAGACGACCATTCCCGGCCTCTATGCCGCCGGCGAGTGCAACTTCTCCGACCACGGGGCCAACCGCCTCGGCGCTTCGGCCCTGATGCAGGGCCTGGCCGATGGCTATTTCGTAATCCCTTACACCATTGGCGATTACCTGGCCGCTACGCCGCCCAAGCCGGTTACGACCGACCACCCGGCCTTCGCTGAGGCGAAAGCCGGTGTGCAGGCCCGCGTCGAGCAGCTGCTCAGCATTAATGGCAACCGGACCCCCGACCAGTTTCATAAGGCGCTGGGCCACATCATGTGGGAGTATTGCGGCATGGCCCGCAATGCCGAAGGCCTGAAACACGCCAAAGCCGCCATTCAGCAGCTGCGCCGCGAGTTCTGGCAGGATGTAAAAGTGGTAGGCTCGAACGAGGATATGAACCAGGCGCTGGAAAAAGCCGGCCGCGTGGCCGACTTCCTGGAGCTCGGCGAGCTGATGGTAGACGACGCCCTCGACCGCAACGAAAGCTGCGGCGGCCACTTCCGCGAGGAATACCAGACCCCCGAAGGCGAAGCCCTGCGCGACGACGACCACTATGCCTATGTGGCAGCCTGGGAGTACATGGGTGACAACCAGCCCGAGCGCCTCAATAAGGAGGAGCTGGTGTTTGAGAACGTAAAGCTCACGCAACGCAGCTATAAGTAA
- a CDS encoding succinate dehydrogenase/fumarate reductase iron-sulfur subunit produces the protein MNLTLRVWRQPNRQTEGQIVEYKVNEISPDMSFLEMLDVLNEDLLHKGQDPVAFDHDCREGICGSCDLFINGRSHGPEKGTTTCQLHMRKFSDGDTITVEPWRANAFPVNKDLSVDRSAFDRIIQAGGYVSVNTGGTPDGNEIPIPKEISDRAFEAATCIGCGACVAACKNASAMLFVSAKVSQLALLPQGQVEAKTRVENMVAQMDIEGFGACSNIGSCAAECPVGISLENIAILNREFLTAKVSSNNLA, from the coding sequence ATGAACCTGACGCTGCGCGTGTGGCGGCAGCCCAACCGCCAGACCGAAGGCCAGATTGTAGAATATAAGGTAAATGAGATATCCCCGGATATGTCGTTTCTCGAAATGCTGGATGTGCTCAACGAGGACCTGCTGCACAAAGGCCAGGACCCGGTAGCCTTCGACCACGACTGCCGCGAGGGCATCTGCGGCTCGTGCGACTTGTTTATCAACGGCCGCTCACACGGCCCCGAAAAAGGCACTACTACCTGCCAGCTGCACATGCGCAAGTTCTCCGATGGTGATACTATCACCGTGGAGCCCTGGCGTGCCAATGCCTTCCCCGTAAACAAAGACCTGAGCGTAGACCGCTCGGCCTTCGACCGCATCATTCAGGCGGGGGGCTACGTGAGCGTGAACACCGGCGGCACGCCCGACGGCAACGAGATTCCGATTCCGAAGGAAATTTCGGACCGGGCTTTTGAGGCCGCTACCTGCATTGGCTGCGGCGCGTGCGTGGCGGCCTGCAAAAACGCGTCGGCCATGCTCTTCGTAAGCGCCAAGGTGTCGCAGCTGGCCCTGCTACCCCAGGGCCAGGTGGAAGCCAAAACCCGCGTGGAGAATATGGTAGCCCAGATGGACATCGAGGGCTTTGGCGCCTGCTCCAACATCGGCTCGTGCGCAGCCGAGTGCCCGGTGGGCATCTCGCTGGAAAATATCGCCATTCTGAACCGCGAGTTCCTCACGGCTAAGGTATCATCGAACAACCTGGCGTAG
- a CDS encoding cation diffusion facilitator family transporter yields MPTPTNTPDAPQSKTAIVAALAANLGIAAIKFAAAWFTGSSAMLSEAIHSLVDTANEWLLLLGLRASQQPATERRPFGYGRELYFWAFMVAVFIFLIGGGLSLYEGYEHLRHPAPLSSPTWNYVVLGLAFCFDGGSFLVARRMFNAQRGGQPFWQAFRASKDPSVFVVLFEDASDLLGLLIAFLGVFLSHWLNKPALDGVASLLIGVLLLVVAGLLLRETKSLLLGEPAEEAILQRIAELVDAEKAVARTAAPLSSYLSPHEILVVLTVSFEPGLPAAQVVEIIERLRTAVQQAHPDVKHLFIQPVAASKPPDYGSSVA; encoded by the coding sequence TTGCCTACGCCTACCAACACCCCCGACGCGCCTCAATCTAAAACTGCCATCGTGGCTGCGCTGGCGGCCAACCTGGGCATCGCCGCCATCAAGTTTGCGGCGGCGTGGTTTACGGGCTCGTCGGCCATGCTTTCCGAAGCCATTCACTCGCTGGTAGATACTGCCAATGAATGGCTGCTGCTGCTGGGGCTGCGCGCCAGCCAGCAGCCGGCTACCGAGCGTCGGCCCTTCGGCTATGGCCGCGAGCTGTACTTCTGGGCCTTTATGGTGGCAGTATTTATCTTCCTGATTGGCGGCGGCCTGTCGCTTTACGAAGGCTACGAGCACCTGCGGCACCCCGCGCCGCTAAGTAGCCCCACCTGGAACTACGTGGTGCTGGGCCTGGCATTTTGCTTCGATGGGGGCTCCTTTCTGGTAGCGCGGCGCATGTTTAACGCCCAGCGGGGCGGGCAACCGTTCTGGCAGGCTTTCCGCGCCAGCAAGGACCCGTCGGTCTTCGTGGTGCTCTTCGAGGATGCCTCCGACCTGCTGGGGCTGCTTATCGCGTTTCTGGGCGTGTTTCTCAGCCACTGGCTGAATAAGCCCGCCCTCGATGGCGTGGCCTCGCTGCTCATCGGGGTGCTGCTGCTGGTAGTAGCCGGCCTGCTTTTGCGCGAAACCAAGAGCCTGCTGCTGGGCGAACCCGCCGAAGAGGCTATTCTTCAGCGCATCGCCGAACTGGTTGATGCTGAAAAGGCCGTAGCCCGCACGGCTGCGCCGCTCTCATCTTACCTCAGCCCACACGAAATTCTGGTTGTCCTAACCGTCAGCTTCGAGCCCGGCTTGCCAGCTGCTCAGGTAGTCGAAATCATTGAGCGCCTGCGCACTGCCGTTCAGCAGGCGCATCCCGACGTCAAGCACCTCTTTATTCAGCCCGTAGCCGCCAGTAAGCCGCCAGATTATGGAAGCTCAGTAGCTTAA
- a CDS encoding glycoside hydrolase family 31 protein, with protein MPTNSVQENNYMLNDLAAQARQEHLPGPVQLVEQTNDHLFTFTTDNGTRLLLQVLSDKILRFRYLTPESPAEPDFSYAVPDPAVEHTLRPSVPGFLEFKEKSDHYRLTTARLICIVWKDSLRTRVLDRSGNILSADEKGFHWHHDDDTGNDIVKMSQQVPSGVCYYGLGDKPANMNLRGQRFCNWGSDTYGYVKGSDPLYKNIPFFQVLHQRIAHGIFFDNTFKAFFDFAAERADVTSFWAEGGEMNYYFIYGPTLLEVTEEYTCLTCPPELPPLWTLGYHQCKWSYFPESNVKDITRGLRERRIPCDAIYLDIDYMDGYRCFTWSPQHFPEPKRLVQELAADGFKLVVIIDPGIKIDPAYPVYQEGLKNDFFCRRADGPLMKGSVWPGQCNFPDYTRPEVREWWAGLFKGLIQEVGVKGVWNDMNEPAVFEKGTFPDDVRFGYDGQPASHRKAHNIYGMQMARATNNGVKQFSYPNRPFTITRSTYAGGQRYSSGWTGDNIASWDHLWLANIQCQRLSISGFSFIGSDIGGFIDTPDGELYARWIALGAFHPFFRTHSSGDHGDQEPWSFGEPYTSLARHFIELRYQLLPYVYTAFWQYTTRGTPMLRPLTFLDQDDPETYLRMAEFSLGDHLLVCPITQAGADGRWMYLPKGDWYYYWTDELKAGGQEVWASADLTRIPLFVKAGAVVPMQPVMQYVGEKTVEQLTLHVYYKNGTAESVLYDDGGEGYAYHEGQQTTRRFTVTGDAASLTLTQQTAGAYQTPYSTYRVVLHGLPGAIKAVAADGQAVALGEYPATETTVAAPAVVVGVGFGEVKIVLVGPVAEAVTKA; from the coding sequence ATGCCTACCAATTCCGTTCAGGAAAATAACTATATGCTCAACGACCTGGCCGCCCAAGCGCGCCAGGAGCACCTGCCCGGCCCGGTGCAGCTCGTGGAGCAAACCAACGACCACCTCTTCACTTTTACGACCGATAACGGGACGCGCCTGCTGCTGCAGGTGCTTTCCGATAAGATTCTGCGCTTTCGCTACCTGACGCCCGAAAGCCCGGCCGAACCCGATTTCAGCTACGCCGTGCCCGACCCGGCCGTGGAGCATACCCTGCGCCCCAGCGTGCCGGGCTTTCTGGAGTTTAAGGAAAAGAGCGACCACTACCGCCTTACCACGGCCCGCCTGATTTGCATCGTCTGGAAGGATTCGCTGCGCACCCGCGTGCTCGACCGCTCCGGCAATATTCTTTCGGCTGATGAAAAGGGCTTTCACTGGCACCACGACGACGACACCGGCAACGACATCGTGAAGATGAGCCAGCAGGTGCCCAGCGGCGTATGCTACTACGGCCTCGGCGATAAGCCCGCCAATATGAACCTGCGCGGCCAGCGGTTTTGCAACTGGGGCTCCGATACCTACGGCTACGTAAAAGGGTCGGACCCGCTATATAAGAATATTCCGTTTTTTCAGGTGTTACATCAGCGCATCGCCCACGGTATTTTCTTCGACAATACCTTCAAGGCCTTCTTTGACTTTGCGGCCGAGCGCGCCGACGTGACCAGCTTCTGGGCCGAGGGCGGCGAGATGAACTACTACTTCATCTACGGCCCCACCCTGCTCGAAGTAACCGAGGAATACACCTGCCTGACCTGCCCGCCCGAGCTGCCGCCGCTCTGGACGCTGGGCTACCACCAGTGCAAGTGGAGCTACTTTCCGGAAAGCAACGTGAAGGATATTACCCGGGGCCTGCGCGAGCGCCGTATTCCGTGCGATGCGATTTACCTCGACATCGACTACATGGATGGCTACCGGTGCTTTACCTGGAGTCCGCAGCATTTTCCCGAGCCCAAGCGCCTGGTGCAGGAGCTGGCCGCCGACGGCTTTAAGCTGGTCGTCATTATCGACCCCGGCATTAAGATTGACCCGGCCTACCCGGTGTATCAGGAGGGGCTGAAGAACGACTTTTTCTGCCGCCGCGCCGATGGCCCGCTGATGAAAGGCTCGGTATGGCCCGGCCAGTGCAACTTTCCCGACTACACGCGGCCCGAAGTGCGCGAATGGTGGGCTGGGCTGTTTAAGGGCCTCATTCAGGAGGTGGGCGTAAAAGGCGTGTGGAACGACATGAACGAGCCCGCCGTGTTTGAAAAGGGGACTTTTCCCGACGACGTGCGCTTCGGCTACGACGGCCAGCCGGCCTCGCATCGCAAGGCCCACAACATTTACGGTATGCAGATGGCCCGCGCTACCAACAATGGCGTGAAGCAGTTCAGCTACCCCAACCGGCCGTTTACCATTACGCGCAGCACGTATGCGGGCGGCCAGCGCTATTCGTCGGGCTGGACCGGCGACAACATTGCCAGCTGGGACCACCTCTGGCTGGCTAATATTCAGTGCCAGCGCCTGAGTATCTCGGGCTTCAGCTTCATCGGCTCCGACATCGGTGGCTTCATCGACACGCCCGACGGCGAGCTGTACGCCCGCTGGATTGCGCTCGGGGCATTTCACCCGTTCTTTCGCACCCACAGCTCCGGCGACCACGGCGACCAGGAGCCCTGGAGCTTCGGCGAGCCCTACACCAGCCTGGCGCGCCACTTTATTGAGCTGCGCTACCAGCTGCTGCCCTACGTGTACACCGCGTTTTGGCAGTACACCACCCGCGGCACCCCCATGCTGCGCCCGCTCACCTTCCTCGACCAGGATGACCCCGAAACCTACCTGCGCATGGCCGAGTTTTCGCTCGGCGACCACCTGCTGGTCTGCCCCATCACCCAGGCCGGGGCCGATGGCCGCTGGATGTACCTGCCTAAAGGCGACTGGTACTATTACTGGACCGACGAGCTGAAGGCCGGTGGGCAGGAGGTCTGGGCGTCGGCCGACCTTACCCGCATTCCGCTCTTCGTGAAAGCCGGCGCCGTGGTGCCCATGCAGCCCGTGATGCAGTACGTGGGCGAAAAAACGGTGGAGCAGCTGACGCTGCACGTGTACTACAAAAACGGCACTGCTGAGAGCGTGCTCTATGACGATGGCGGCGAAGGCTATGCCTACCACGAAGGCCAGCAAACCACCCGCCGCTTTACCGTAACGGGCGATGCCGCATCGCTCACGCTGACGCAGCAAACGGCGGGCGCCTACCAAACACCTTATTCTACTTACCGCGTGGTGCTGCATGGCCTGCCCGGCGCCATCAAAGCCGTGGCCGCCGATGGCCAGGCCGTGGCGCTCGGCGAGTACCCCGCCACCGAAACCACCGTAGCCGCGCCGGCCGTAGTGGTGGGCGTGGGCTTTGGCGAGGTGAAAATTGTGCTGGTGGGTCCGGTGGCCGAGGCGGTAACCAAGGCATAA
- a CDS encoding YdeI/OmpD-associated family protein, whose protein sequence is MLLPAAATPAPIAVLVLAWDEAAPAVRALLAATQAPEPVVDSIVVLVPQADAPDQLSPEEYLPLPLAEAEAEPVPAPSPAPAQAAPLSETALASPAPAPPTVAHPVPPAATPAAAPLPAWSLVRVVRLASLSLPELAQKAGQPLPAPIWTGAAGRPAAPYLGSAEAAPGFTQPATPELPAQQTQGYASTSAPSPAPPAALTCPVPGQLPESPPAAEAVARAFAPPAAPSEAPAQAPEPEAALLTPAAAESSEVNSHYIENSEYNANPLSAHADWPQALAALKQPVALPETPETAAPAPAPNEPALPVHPALLPAAQSFSAPDLNFQVIQYARFAVPVARAEPGFEAIYAPAWPTWLAAQELQQRTGQPLVLHVVSLAARTEESLATATGWIAELQRQALRRADLILTETPALAERVRHELHLPAGAVRPIPASDTAAIAQALHQVRARLVTRELILPTMTEFEQEFEAVLEADPRTGDVFVVAPFSVAELYGTQEELLVQTAIDGFPYQGELLPLGDGYHALVIPREVRRAVGKTVGDVLRVALRHDLSERVVTMPDDLAASLAANAAALKFFKSLTKPEQRAYVRYLKGAKTAETRAKRLTETVYRLSIGRKRE, encoded by the coding sequence ATGCTTTTGCCTGCTGCCGCTACGCCCGCCCCTATCGCCGTTCTGGTACTGGCCTGGGATGAGGCGGCGCCAGCCGTACGGGCCCTGCTGGCCGCCACGCAGGCCCCCGAGCCGGTCGTCGATTCTATCGTCGTGCTGGTGCCCCAGGCCGACGCCCCCGACCAGCTCAGCCCCGAAGAATACCTGCCGCTGCCCTTGGCCGAAGCGGAAGCCGAGCCGGTTCCGGCGCCCAGCCCGGCGCCGGCCCAGGCAGCGCCCCTGTCCGAAACGGCCCTGGCAAGCCCCGCGCCCGCGCCGCCTACCGTAGCCCACCCGGTCCCGCCGGCAGCTACGCCAGCCGCCGCACCGCTGCCCGCCTGGTCGCTGGTGCGGGTAGTGCGCCTGGCGAGCCTGAGCTTACCCGAACTGGCCCAAAAAGCCGGGCAACCCCTGCCCGCCCCTATCTGGACCGGGGCCGCCGGACGCCCGGCGGCCCCATACCTGGGTTCGGCCGAAGCAGCTCCCGGCTTTACCCAACCAGCCACCCCGGAGCTGCCCGCCCAGCAAACCCAAGGCTATGCTTCTACTTCCGCGCCGTCACCAGCGCCGCCGGCGGCGCTAACCTGCCCCGTGCCAGGCCAGCTACCTGAGTCGCCGCCGGCTGCTGAGGCCGTGGCGCGGGCCTTTGCACCACCGGCCGCGCCCAGCGAAGCGCCGGCCCAGGCTCCTGAGCCGGAAGCAGCTTTACTTACCCCGGCAGCTGCCGAGTCGAGCGAGGTGAACAGTCATTATATAGAAAATTCTGAATATAACGCCAACCCGTTGTCGGCTCACGCGGACTGGCCGCAGGCCCTGGCGGCTTTAAAGCAGCCGGTAGCCTTGCCGGAAACGCCGGAAACCGCCGCGCCTGCCCCGGCTCCCAACGAGCCCGCTCTCCCGGTGCACCCGGCCCTGCTGCCGGCGGCGCAAAGCTTTTCAGCCCCCGATTTGAATTTTCAGGTTATTCAGTACGCGCGCTTTGCCGTGCCGGTGGCGCGGGCTGAGCCGGGCTTTGAAGCTATTTATGCGCCTGCCTGGCCCACGTGGCTGGCGGCCCAGGAGCTGCAGCAGCGCACCGGCCAGCCGCTGGTGCTGCACGTAGTCAGCCTGGCGGCGCGCACCGAAGAATCTCTGGCTACGGCAACCGGCTGGATAGCCGAGCTGCAACGCCAGGCCCTGCGCCGGGCCGACCTTATTCTAACCGAAACACCGGCCTTGGCAGAGCGGGTTCGCCACGAGCTGCACCTGCCCGCCGGCGCGGTGCGCCCCATCCCGGCCAGCGATACCGCGGCCATTGCCCAGGCGCTGCACCAGGTCCGGGCGCGACTGGTGACGCGCGAGTTAATTTTGCCGACGATGACGGAATTTGAACAGGAATTTGAAGCGGTGCTCGAAGCCGACCCGCGTACCGGCGACGTATTTGTAGTAGCGCCTTTTTCGGTGGCCGAGCTTTACGGCACCCAGGAGGAGCTGCTGGTGCAAACGGCTATCGACGGCTTTCCGTACCAGGGCGAGCTGCTGCCGCTCGGCGATGGCTACCACGCCCTGGTGATTCCGCGCGAGGTGCGGCGCGCCGTGGGCAAAACGGTGGGCGACGTGCTGCGCGTGGCCCTGCGCCACGACCTGAGCGAGCGCGTGGTGACCATGCCCGACGACCTGGCGGCCAGCCTGGCCGCAAATGCCGCCGCCCTGAAGTTTTTCAAAAGTCTCACCAAACCCGAGCAACGGGCCTACGTGCGCTACCTGAAGGGCGCGAAAACCGCCGAAACCCGCGCCAAGCGCCTCACCGAAACGGTGTATCGCCTCAGCATCGGTCGCAAGCGCGAATAA